One stretch of Paenibacillus sp. AN1007 DNA includes these proteins:
- a CDS encoding transposase, giving the protein MAIKGQKFKTYSETLKNEAIRLHTVEGWTYRKINEHLGIHDPGRMKRWMRKYREQGEFGLMDQRGRRKEYLDQDRYVQKLKRENALLKKCLVIWKEEANKKDFRS; this is encoded by the coding sequence ATGGCGATTAAGGGACAAAAGTTTAAAACGTATTCGGAGACGTTGAAAAATGAGGCTATTCGTCTGCACACGGTTGAGGGCTGGACTTATCGAAAGATTAATGAGCATCTGGGAATTCATGACCCAGGACGAATGAAGCGCTGGATGAGAAAATATCGGGAACAAGGTGAGTTTGGACTGATGGATCAGCGAGGGCGACGTAAAGAATACTTGGACCAAGACCGTTATGTCCAAAAACTGAAACGGGAGAATGCGTTGCTAAAAAAGTGCTTGGTCATCTGGAAGGAGGAAGCAAACAAGAAAGATTTCAGATCATAG
- a CDS encoding response regulator, with protein MLQILLVDDERSVVEALAETIPWESCGIGTVHEALSGAVALEIMENHDIDIVITDIRMPEMSGIDLITTIHEKWPHVQTILLSGFADFEYAKQAMAQESFDYLLKPVSDEDLIETVQRLVDRIKQKWETAASYQRALHAFQDNLPLLQSTMLHELLTGKTYSPSALADKLELLELPYSVGEELGMLVIRMEEHLSEMADHDLSLMQYAISNIISEVMQHHFHIWHTRDVHDYLVVLVSVKKGAAQNMNKEEKPQTLLEHYAAQIQTNVQLYLKGAISISVSHWGKFPYEIGEIYESAVRSMRKRMGQAQGLFITASDDKDVHPLPAIRSLYNPPTLISLLEAGRFDAVEQKIEVIFEELLESGQHHDIAETTIEVYHALAGAFAYIIHKNGKQISSVLPAEMYKYFQAPSYATTQQLKDWSVRTLHSISEDAEQELKDNHSTIVRSVKSFVDQHLASDVSLPAIAEHVHLHPVYLSKVYKAETGEALTAYVYRLRMEKAAYYLRSSSAKVFEIAELVGYNNTAYFIRVFKKFYDLTPQEYRENLPV; from the coding sequence ATGTTACAGATTTTATTAGTCGATGATGAACGTTCAGTTGTAGAAGCGTTGGCCGAAACCATCCCGTGGGAAAGCTGCGGGATCGGCACAGTGCACGAGGCTTTATCCGGTGCCGTTGCCCTGGAGATTATGGAAAATCACGATATTGATATCGTCATTACCGATATTCGCATGCCGGAGATGTCCGGCATCGATCTGATCACGACCATTCACGAAAAGTGGCCGCATGTGCAGACGATTTTACTGTCGGGATTCGCTGATTTTGAATATGCTAAACAAGCGATGGCGCAGGAAAGCTTTGATTATTTGTTAAAGCCGGTAAGTGACGAAGATCTGATCGAAACCGTGCAGCGGCTTGTTGACCGGATCAAGCAAAAGTGGGAAACCGCCGCTTCGTATCAGCGCGCCTTACATGCGTTTCAGGATAACCTGCCTCTGCTGCAGTCCACGATGCTTCATGAATTGCTCACAGGCAAAACCTATTCCCCCTCCGCACTTGCGGACAAGCTGGAACTTCTGGAACTGCCCTACTCCGTTGGAGAGGAACTGGGCATGCTTGTAATCCGGATGGAGGAGCATCTGTCTGAAATGGCGGATCATGATCTGTCGCTGATGCAGTATGCCATCTCCAATATCATTAGTGAAGTCATGCAGCATCATTTTCATATCTGGCACACGCGGGACGTCCATGATTATCTGGTTGTACTGGTTAGTGTTAAAAAGGGTGCTGCTCAGAACATGAACAAAGAAGAGAAACCACAGACGCTGCTTGAGCATTATGCTGCTCAAATCCAGACGAATGTTCAGCTGTATCTGAAGGGGGCTATATCCATCTCTGTCTCCCATTGGGGTAAATTCCCTTATGAGATTGGAGAAATATATGAGAGTGCTGTCAGGTCCATGCGGAAGCGTATGGGACAGGCCCAAGGTCTGTTCATCACGGCTTCTGATGATAAAGACGTTCATCCCCTTCCTGCCATCCGCTCTCTCTACAATCCGCCGACACTGATCAGTCTGCTGGAAGCCGGACGATTTGATGCGGTCGAGCAGAAAATTGAAGTCATTTTCGAAGAACTGCTGGAATCGGGGCAGCATCACGATATCGCGGAAACAACCATAGAGGTGTATCATGCTTTGGCTGGAGCATTTGCTTATATCATTCATAAAAACGGCAAACAGATCTCTTCTGTCCTGCCTGCTGAGATGTATAAATACTTTCAGGCTCCCAGCTATGCCACAACCCAGCAGTTAAAGGACTGGTCCGTTCGCACTTTACATTCCATCAGTGAAGATGCTGAACAGGAGCTGAAAGACAATCACAGCACGATCGTTCGAAGTGTCAAAAGTTTTGTTGATCAGCATCTCGCTTCAGATGTTTCACTGCCGGCTATTGCCGAACACGTTCACCTGCACCCGGTGTATTTATCCAAAGTGTATAAAGCGGAGACCGGGGAGGCACTCACAGCTTATGTCTATCGATTACGGATGGAAAAAGCAGCTTATTATTTGCGTTCATCCAGCGCCAAGGTTTTTGAAATTGCCGAGCTTGTCGGTTACAATAACACGGCTTATTTTATCCGGGTATTTAAGAAATTCTATGACCTGACACCACAGGAATATAGAGAGAATCTACCTGTCTGA
- a CDS encoding extracellular solute-binding protein has protein sequence MNTSKKRKIGGLALAGMLTLSVVLSGCNSGASKEAAPSTPSTALEMKDGKYDPPVNITYLRPWGPEIKFKSGEDQDNNVHTKWAKDKLGIELKNQWVSPSTNNAFETKLRLSLASNAEMPDIISYRGDFNLARELIETGKFVDAGELFDKYASDTWKAAVNEDPTVWYPYMQDGKRIGIPILDYSYNSDPVMWIREDWMKKFNLQAPKTLADLEVIMETFTNKDPDGNGKKDTYGLTIGFKNWLSTWMSDAGWVFGAYGTMPNQWNLNAEGKLEYGSVNPGAKQALATLADWMSKGYIPEEAGVYDETKAAEEFTAGKAGIVVGPHWMPSWPLEDVKKNNPEAEYKAYPIPSGPDGKAGRRGTANDNGVILISKDMKNPEVFFTYQNYLFDHYANPKAGDEFENGFAEGYDWAMKDGKVTTDAGVTGGYAPEKYTLTFDGARIPSLNMTTLAKFANGEEATTPFEKKLKSGVPAPMIEAAKIVQDQKDIALKQMFTGAPTMSMQMNNDILTKMEKDLFSQIIYGKAPIDAFDTFVEKWKSSGGDQNTNEVNEWYQSVTSGK, from the coding sequence TTGAACACTAGCAAGAAAAGAAAGATCGGCGGTTTGGCTTTAGCAGGAATGTTGACGCTTTCAGTAGTGCTGAGCGGGTGTAACAGTGGAGCAAGCAAAGAGGCAGCACCAAGCACACCAAGTACTGCACTGGAAATGAAAGATGGGAAGTATGATCCACCCGTAAACATCACTTATTTACGGCCTTGGGGACCGGAAATAAAGTTTAAATCGGGAGAGGATCAGGATAACAACGTCCATACCAAATGGGCAAAAGACAAGCTCGGTATTGAATTGAAAAATCAGTGGGTATCACCGTCCACCAACAATGCGTTTGAAACGAAGCTGCGCTTGTCGCTTGCCTCCAATGCAGAGATGCCGGACATTATCTCGTATCGCGGCGACTTCAATCTGGCACGTGAATTGATTGAAACAGGCAAGTTCGTTGATGCTGGTGAATTGTTTGATAAATATGCAAGTGATACGTGGAAAGCCGCTGTGAATGAAGATCCTACTGTGTGGTATCCGTACATGCAGGATGGTAAACGAATTGGTATTCCGATTTTGGATTACTCCTACAATAGTGATCCAGTGATGTGGATTCGCGAAGATTGGATGAAGAAGTTTAATTTGCAAGCGCCAAAAACGCTGGCTGATCTTGAAGTGATTATGGAAACGTTTACGAATAAAGACCCGGATGGTAATGGTAAAAAAGACACGTACGGTCTGACCATCGGTTTCAAAAACTGGCTCAGCACATGGATGTCTGATGCAGGTTGGGTTTTCGGAGCATACGGCACGATGCCAAATCAGTGGAATCTGAACGCTGAGGGAAAACTGGAGTACGGCTCTGTTAACCCAGGCGCGAAACAAGCTTTGGCAACACTCGCTGACTGGATGAGCAAAGGATACATCCCGGAAGAAGCAGGCGTTTATGACGAAACCAAAGCAGCAGAAGAGTTTACAGCAGGTAAAGCAGGGATTGTTGTCGGACCTCACTGGATGCCATCATGGCCGCTCGAAGATGTGAAGAAAAACAATCCGGAGGCGGAGTACAAAGCTTACCCGATTCCATCTGGACCTGATGGCAAGGCAGGCAGACGCGGTACAGCGAATGACAACGGTGTAATTCTGATCAGCAAAGATATGAAGAACCCAGAAGTCTTTTTCACATATCAAAACTATCTATTTGATCACTATGCAAATCCAAAAGCAGGTGATGAATTCGAAAATGGCTTTGCTGAAGGATATGACTGGGCAATGAAAGACGGCAAAGTAACAACGGATGCTGGTGTGACAGGCGGTTATGCACCTGAGAAATACACATTAACGTTTGATGGTGCACGTATTCCGAGTCTGAACATGACTACGCTTGCGAAGTTTGCTAACGGTGAAGAAGCCACAACACCTTTCGAGAAAAAGCTTAAATCTGGCGTGCCGGCACCAATGATTGAAGCGGCCAAGATTGTTCAGGATCAAAAAGATATCGCTTTAAAACAGATGTTCACAGGTGCTCCAACCATGTCAATGCAGATGAATAACGACATCTTAACCAAAATGGAGAAGGACCTGTTCTCACAAATTATCTATGGTAAAGCTCCAATTGACGCGTTCGATACGTTTGTAGAAAAATGGAAATCTTCCGGTGGAGATCAAAATACGAATGAAGTCAATGAATGGTATCAATCCGTAACCAGCGGCAAGTAA
- a CDS encoding histidine kinase, whose translation MFARLNVFTKITLLFVALLVLVLFVYTYSNQESVRVIKHEIQNNTMNHLSTFADSVESNIYQLSLYGMSIGQDSSIQEYQRPDYKEVPYERVKVSSAILEKMNLYNAASKWHSTITLYFPRLQKVISTDYYAYIPYEEDDFSNPLSKSWAYTHNQFEWYTTDPTTAMGTPGKSKLITKISFPVRHLVNMLDQNKLNNKGDPFMFHPDFGLISNTSGNETLTAIHSKLKEMKLPRKGGFTTTLDHTEYYVSYIQSGSLGWYYVDYVPMQQILGPITSSRNLFYASIAVLIAMSIVVLYVLYRSVQLPLLQLVKGTNRLSTGDFSVRLHHTSRNEFSLLFARFNIMAQRIQELIENVYEEQLRRREATLKQLQSQINPHFLYNCLFYIKNMARMKNEKAVVAMALNLGEYYRYITRSENDQAALKEELTMVKNYLEIQALRLERMHFTIDVPEDMLHKTLPRLTLQPIVENAIIHGIEPRTEDGHITITGHHTDKMSTLTVEDSGRGMTEQQMEELTNNLHKPLDGSMGCGTWNVHQRLSFLYGEQAGLSYEHSPSGGIKVNITWYNNINE comes from the coding sequence TTGTTCGCTCGTCTGAATGTCTTTACCAAAATTACGCTTCTGTTCGTGGCACTGCTTGTCCTGGTCTTATTCGTTTACACCTATTCAAACCAGGAAAGCGTACGAGTAATTAAACACGAAATCCAGAACAACACCATGAATCATCTGTCAACCTTTGCCGATTCTGTAGAATCCAACATTTACCAATTGTCACTGTATGGGATGTCCATAGGGCAGGATTCAAGTATTCAGGAATACCAGCGTCCGGATTACAAAGAAGTCCCTTATGAGAGAGTCAAAGTATCAAGTGCGATTCTTGAAAAAATGAACCTGTATAACGCGGCCAGCAAATGGCACTCGACGATTACGCTTTATTTTCCGCGGTTGCAAAAAGTCATTTCCACAGATTATTATGCTTATATCCCATACGAGGAAGATGATTTTTCCAACCCGCTTTCAAAATCATGGGCTTATACGCATAATCAGTTTGAGTGGTACACGACAGATCCGACGACAGCCATGGGTACTCCAGGGAAGTCCAAACTAATCACGAAGATCAGTTTCCCTGTGCGTCATCTGGTCAACATGCTTGACCAGAACAAACTAAATAATAAAGGCGACCCCTTTATGTTCCATCCCGACTTTGGCTTGATCAGCAACACCAGCGGTAACGAAACGCTGACTGCCATTCATTCCAAACTTAAAGAGATGAAACTGCCAAGAAAAGGCGGGTTCACGACAACGCTTGACCATACGGAATATTATGTTTCGTACATTCAATCCGGCAGTCTTGGATGGTACTATGTGGACTACGTCCCTATGCAGCAGATTCTTGGGCCCATCACAAGCAGTCGTAATCTCTTCTACGCCTCCATCGCTGTTCTGATTGCGATGAGCATCGTTGTGTTATACGTACTTTACCGCAGTGTGCAGCTTCCACTGCTTCAGCTTGTGAAGGGAACAAATCGTTTGTCGACAGGAGATTTTTCCGTGCGTCTGCACCATACTTCACGGAATGAGTTCAGTCTATTGTTTGCACGATTTAACATCATGGCACAGCGGATACAAGAGTTAATTGAGAACGTATACGAGGAACAGCTGCGAAGACGTGAAGCGACGCTGAAGCAGCTGCAGTCACAGATTAATCCGCATTTCCTGTATAACTGCCTCTTCTATATCAAAAATATGGCCAGGATGAAAAATGAGAAGGCGGTTGTAGCGATGGCGCTTAATTTGGGCGAGTATTATCGATACATAACCCGATCGGAGAATGACCAGGCCGCGCTGAAGGAAGAACTGACGATGGTCAAAAATTACCTGGAAATCCAGGCTCTCAGGCTGGAACGCATGCATTTTACGATCGACGTACCTGAAGATATGCTGCACAAAACGTTACCTCGCTTAACGCTGCAGCCTATCGTTGAGAACGCTATCATACATGGCATCGAACCTCGAACGGAAGACGGACATATCACGATAACGGGACATCATACGGATAAAATGAGCACGTTAACTGTGGAAGACAGCGGACGAGGGATGACAGAACAGCAGATGGAAGAGTTAACAAATAATTTGCACAAACCGCTTGATGGCAGCATGGGATGCGGGACTTGGAATGTTCATCAACGTTTGTCTTTTTTGTATGGTGAACAAGCGGGTCTGAGTTATGAGCACTCGCCTAGCGGCGGTATTAAAGTGAACATTACGTGGTACAACAATATCAATGAGTAG
- a CDS encoding IS3 family transposase: MLGHLEGGSKQERFQIIEKVAAYGDIQKLCDVFGVSRSGFYAYIKRKRFDRDTKAMNQVLQTYQRYEGKYGYRQLQLFLWQDQGTWMNHKKVLRLMQMLGIQSRIRRKRRSSGPYAPAQRVAENCLKRDFSAEKPNQKWVTDITQYRVGERWIYLSAIKDLFNNEIVAYEIGERNDNELVLRTFSKAFAKQKDVTGLVVHSDQGFQYTSHAYHDMLPKVGARISMSRRGNCYDNASMESFFSHLKTEGLYPYHIRTLNEAQSKIEKYIRFYNRKRPQRKLKKLTPVEYRRQFAA, from the coding sequence GTGCTTGGTCATCTGGAAGGAGGAAGCAAACAAGAAAGATTTCAGATCATAGAAAAAGTAGCGGCATACGGGGATATCCAGAAACTTTGTGATGTATTTGGCGTGTCACGGAGTGGATTTTATGCCTACATAAAACGTAAACGATTTGACCGCGATACAAAGGCGATGAACCAAGTACTTCAAACCTATCAACGATATGAAGGGAAATATGGTTATCGACAACTCCAGTTGTTCCTTTGGCAAGATCAGGGGACTTGGATGAACCATAAAAAGGTGCTCCGCCTGATGCAAATGCTCGGTATTCAATCCAGGATTCGTCGTAAACGACGCTCCAGTGGCCCGTATGCACCTGCGCAGCGAGTAGCAGAGAACTGCCTGAAGCGAGACTTCAGTGCAGAAAAACCGAATCAGAAATGGGTAACGGACATTACCCAGTATCGTGTGGGAGAGCGCTGGATATATCTTTCAGCTATAAAGGATCTGTTTAATAACGAAATTGTGGCCTACGAAATAGGCGAACGCAACGATAATGAACTGGTGCTCCGCACATTCAGTAAGGCGTTTGCGAAGCAAAAAGACGTGACCGGACTCGTCGTTCACAGCGACCAGGGTTTCCAGTACACGTCTCATGCTTACCACGACATGCTGCCAAAGGTTGGCGCCCGAATCAGCATGTCTCGCCGAGGAAATTGTTATGACAATGCCTCGATGGAGAGTTTCTTCTCGCATCTCAAAACGGAAGGACTCTACCCTTATCATATCCGAACGCTTAACGAAGCACAAAGCAAAATCGAAAAATATATTCGTTTTTATAATCGAAAGCGGCCACAACGGAAACTGAAAAAACTGACGCCGGTAGAGTACCGACGCCAGTTTGCAGCCTAG